The Antechinus flavipes isolate AdamAnt ecotype Samford, QLD, Australia chromosome 4, AdamAnt_v2, whole genome shotgun sequence genomic interval TTCCCAACTCCTGCATTGCCTAGATTAGAGATTCcacaaagggaaaagaatagaCATCTACCcataagaaagatagaaaatatttgtggtggcaaagaattggaaacacaGGTATACtcctcaattgggaaatggttgcaCAAGTTAAACAAGAAATGGTAAGTAATTGTGGGGGAATACTATAGTGCTATAAGACAATTTGCATGAAGAACAaattaagcagaaccaagagaacattgtatatagtaccagcagtattgttttaagaataagtTACTTTTACTATAAATACCAAAAGatctacaaaggacatatgaaaaaattacTCTCTGCATCTAgagaagaactgataaataaaagtatgtttcgaataattttacacatgcatatgtgtatatattccatatatacatatacatatatttgtgtttaatggtaaccatctctatagtggagaggaggaaagaaatttatataacaattttgttatgtattttaaaggaatagcaagttgtgcatagcagatttgaagtttcatgtgtaatcatctttaTTGTAATATGTTATGGaagtgcttgttttattctataaactgaaaataaaacttaaaaaaaaagaaagatagatgggATAGTTGAATTAACCTAGGACCTGGCAGCAGTagggatctggatttgaatcccacttctagtatttattttttattttgcatttttatttgtttatatatttttattttttaagaaaaaacaataaaaaacagaaaaggaaaagaaaaaaacaaaacaaaatattgtcatgtgctcagAAGCACATcggggaagattcaaaatataaaacaaattttcatttcaagaaagcaaatattataatagaagaaattgtattcCTGAggatccattttttcttccaaacACTTAAAAGTGTGTGACCATTAGCAAGCCATCTCTctttctagcctcagtttccttatctgtaagataaaGTAATAGCTATGTTAGCAACCTTACTGGGTTTTCATGAGTTGAAGTTCTTTGTAAGCATAATAAGTGGAGTAAATGACAGCTGTTACTATGTGTCAATATGTTGAAAACCAGGAATCAGAAATGGAGAGTACCTATAGGTATGTTTAAATGTATAATACCTGTAAAAGTTTGAATCTTTTGATGTTCTcttctgtttcatatttttttgtaCTTGATTTTATTATAAACATGTCATAAAAGagagtattatttttaattatccaCTTCAGAACTTGTCTGTGGATGTATCCACTAGATAGGCACCTGTTAGAGTTCTCAGAAAGATACTGCTCCTTAAAAACCATTGAATTGATGAGATGgacaaagaaaaatggattatGTTAGCAAGGTAGAGAtagaaattgatttaaaaattttagctGATCAGTCCCAAACTGGTCACTATTAGCCTTGTTGGGAAAGAGTGGCTGTGTgttatttctaattctataaCTTACTTATTAGGCTTTAGGAAATCAtcgaatatataaaatatatcaaaggGACAGTAAAATGATAGAGGGGTGTCAGACTCTGGGGAAAAGATTTATAACACTGGATATTCCCAGGAATCTTTCCTTCTCGGGAAATTCCCCACTTTCTAACTTGAATTATTCAGTCATTATGTCATCAAATTCCATAGGAAGTGCCCTCTTTAAAAGGACTCGCATACCCAGGGTGTGCTGCACTTCTTGGCAGACACTACTACCAGAGTGTGAGAGAGCACAGTGTGAGAACGTCGAAGCCGTAGTTGACGAAATCAGGAGAGCAGAATACCAGATCGTGGAACTGTAAGTACAATTGACTGTTGATTGACTAAACCATAATCAGAATTCATTATAGAACTGAGATTCCAGACCTTATGGAGAAGATATTATACCAATACCACCCAGGTGAATTTGTATAATTTTCAGACTGGATAAAAGTCCAACTTTCTCCCTGATGCTAGATGTAAATCCAGAATCCATCTTTTGCTAACTTGTTGAAGTCTTTAAGGCTTTATctttgaagaatattttataatatagtgtttgTCAAGGTTATGATTTAACAGTTCTTTAAGGTCATCATCTTATCATATTTTTAAGAggcataattattttataatattaaagatAATGAGATAGCATGAGATAGTGGATGGATTTCTGGGCTTGGAGTCGtgctgagtttgaattctgctcaAGATATTTATCATCTGTGTCTCTGGACAAGCCTCCaggagtctcagtttcctcatccataaatatCTATGGGAATAGAATTTACCCTTAGAGCATTGCTATAAGAAGCAAATGGGATTGTATATGTAAATAACATTAGAAAGCTTAGTTATTTTTGAAtgtcaatttcattttaaaaataaattctgtccTTACCCCCCCAGAAAACTATTCCAACACTAATACTGTGAGGAAAAGAATGGTTTCCAAAATGATGACTGCCTTGTCATTTCTTCTTGGACTCATTTATGGTAAGATCATATTTGTTTGAGAAAACTGGTATCACTAATTAATAGGGGATTAAAAACTTCCTTTTGCATAGAGATACCTTATATAATATTAGTTGGTTGTGGGAAAATGTGATATTAGAGCAAATGGTATTACAATGGGAAGCTGAGAAAAACTGCTGAGCACTGAGCTTTGTGTGACCATAATGAGGGGTCTTTGTTAATCTCTTTCCAACACCTAGAAGGGTGACAAAAATACAGACCTTCTCAAGTTCCCCAAGTATTTCAAAACCTCCCAACAAATTCATAAAATTAGAACAAAGATATGTCAGAAGAACAGTTTACTTATGGCATAAAATTTTActcttccttttctagcatttcttCTGTTTGAAAGGAGTGATGCTTGGTTATATGCATCTTCTGAAGTGAATATGACATATGAACAGGCCAGGAAATATTGTCAGGAGAGATATACAGACCTGGTTGCCATTCAAAACAAGAATGAAATCGAGTACCTAAATAGAACATTAAGATTCTCCCCAAGTTACTACTggattggaatcagaaaaatcaatGGTGTCTGGACCTGGGTGGGAACACAGAAGCCACTGACCAAAGAGGCCATGAACTGGGCTCCTAACGAACCCAACAATAAGCAAAATAATGAGGACTGTGTGGAGATCTATATCAAGCGGAAAAAAGATTCAGGCATGTGGAATGATGAGAGATGCACTAAAGAGAAGCTGGCCTTGTGTTATACAGGTATGATGCGTGATGAATTAGCAAAGTGATGATGGTGGAATGGGGGACAGTAATACTTGAATAATAACTatcaaaaaatagatttaaatcgctttaagctttgcaaagtgctttacatagatATCTATTTGATCCTAAAGTGCCTACCTTATAAATTTCCTATGTTGAAAGAATGAGATATGTATGCAAATCTACTTGTGACTTTTAAGTCAATATAGTTAATTATTCATAGCCCATCAATGGAGTCTGGACCTAgtatcaagaagatctgagttcaaatatagcttcaggcACTTCTTtgctatgtgactctagacaagtcacttctttcatctttcatttcttcatctgaaaaatggggatgataatagcacccacAATATTAGCACTTTTTCAGGTTTGGAAAAATGAGGTTAGATTtactctttgcaaaccttaaagccctaTATGAAAGCAATCCATTGTTATCAGAATAATCATAACTGTTattgcaattattattataatcagaatgaatgtatgtgtgtatgtttgtagtTACAGGTCACTAAGGCTGAGATGTGTGTATGTCTGGACTGTTGGGTATCAGTGTTcagagacaatgaggaaatatGGTACCCACAGTTTGCAAAATAGTCCTATAATTGTAAAAGTAAATATCACCTGATATGATTTTGGTctgaaacatattaaaaatgagatttggaAAAGATGAATCTGAAAAATGTAGGCCTGACCTCCTGACAGGCCGTTAAGCTGAAGTCAGACCCCATAAAGTCCTTTAGCAAGCATCCTGATGTTTATGTGAAGGTGTAATAGCAGCATGTCCTTTTGGTTTCAGCCTCCTGTACCAGCAATTCCTGCAATGGCCACGGGGAGTGTGTGGAGACCATCAACAATTTTACTTGCCAGTGCTATCCAGGGTTCACTGGTTCCCAGTGTGAGCACGGTAAGACCTACTCTGCCCAATCCACTTGCTCCATTATTTTAATCTCACCTCATCCTCCTCCGTGTCTTCGGAACGGAATCTCCATCACATCACTTTCCCTCGTACATTAATGAGTAAGGGTGTTTTCGTTTTCTATCATAGTTGTGACCTGTGAATCTCAGGCCAATCCTGAGCATGGTGTCCTGATGTGCAGCCATCCAGTGGGTTATTTCAATTCTTCCTGCTCTGTCAGTTGTGAAGAAGGCTACATCCCAACCAGTGCTAACTCAGTGCAATGTACTTCTTCTGGAAAATGGAGTGGACCGAGCCCTACCTGTAAAGGTATTTTACTTTCCTACAAGATAGAAAGTTTTGGAACTCATCCCAGAATCCTTGTTTTATCCCTTTTGTATTAAGTTATTTTAGAACATGATTGATTCTGTCTTCCAATATCTATAGTCAATTCAAGAACTTcactaataaagagaaaaaaccatgagGATAAGTCAAAATGGCAGCCATTCAAAACATGATAGATCTTTGGCTTTGAAGAGTGTATTATATTCTATTTGAATAGGAATGATCCCAATGTTATGGGTACTTAGAATACTTGGGACCACAACATAAATTAAACAATACTTTTTTTCTAGTcatctcctttcttatttattcatccTATTCCTCCATACTAGGAATAGACTATTTCACCTTTATTTAGACTGATATAAAACTTTAGCTTAAAAGCAAAGCCAGTATTTCCACACATTTGTTGGTTTGTATCAgggagaattttaattttaattataatattgcatattataattaattaatttagttaatttccttttcttatagtTTCTTTTGGGCTTGAGAAAATCAAGATTCACTTAATGTTAGCAAAGTACAAAGATTTTTAATAGATAATTCTTAATGTAGATAATCAGAAGTTGCTTTTCTCTGTTAAACTGGAAGTCACATATGAAAGGTTTAGTGTTCTCTCCTCAGGTCTTAATTTTAGGGACTTGTAGGACTGTCCAAGTCCTATAAAGAAGAACTATGTTGTTATCTGTCAAATTCATGGTCCCATTTCTAATTTCCAGTGGTAGAGTGTGATGCACTAACAAGTCCTGCTCATGGGTCCATGAATTGCTCCCAAAGCCCTGGAATCTTTCCATGGAATACAACCTGTGTGTTTGACTGCGACTCTGGATTTGAGCTAACAGGTTCCAAGAGGCTTCTTTGTAACTCATCTGGGAAGTGGGATATGGAGAAACCAATGTGTAAAGGTAGGATGTCTTAATATCAAGAGACAATTTAACGGGAAGTTTTCTTGTAATGTATTAGTAAAGGAGTCAAACAGATGGCTAACGGGAATGTATGTGCTTTTCTGTGTACTTCAGCCATGAAATGTAATGCTCCCAGCCAGCTCCCCAATGGCTCTGTGAAGTGTGTCCATTCCCCCATTGGAGACTTCACCTACCAGTCCATCTGTAGTTTCAGTTGTGAGGAAGGCTTTAAACTTCAAGGATCACCCCAGCTTGAGTGCACAGCTCAGGGGCAGTGGACACAGCAATTCCCAACCTGTGAAGGTAAGACCAAATGTTTATCTTTTAACATTATAACCTAATAGGCTCAGCAACTTTCTCTTCCCTGAATGGAGACGCCATTCCTTAAAAATCGTGTCTTGAAATGAAGCCAGGTGTCTACTTGGACTTTTGAGATCAGATTCAGGGGGCAATATGGACCCCATTCATATAGTTAAGGCATTTAAGTGACTCTAGTTGCAAGGCTGATCTAACCAATTTCCCCTCAAGTAGGCACAGAATATTAAATAGTTATCTTTTACCTCTGAGAAGCAGTTTATTCAAAAAAGCTTGTGCCCTAGGTTACACTCATTATTGCCTAGATGCACACAATCAAAGATTGATTCTTGTTTAGAATGTAATAGATTTGTACCAATAAAAGCAATATCTTATATCAGCTAAACATAGAAGAAGCAGAAATGTTATCTAATGGAAATAATGGCCTCTGAGATCTGGCCAACTCTTGATTTTAAGTCTTATGAAATATTCGCACTCAAGGATATATTGAGTGTAAGTGCTTACACTTACATCTTCTCCAATAAAAGGATGGAGACATTGAGACTTAGGAAGTCATGTAAGAATGAGTAAATTTGTGCTTGGTGTACCAGAGATTGTCAGAAAGAAGTGTTTGTTTTAGAGCCAAAACCTGGCCAAACTCCAAAGTAGACAAAAGTTTTTGCTGGTGTCTGATGAAATAACATACTGAGCTCTTCTCTCACCTCCTGCCACCACCTCTTCTTAATCACTCCAGATTGGGGATCTCTTTAGATCCCTAATGTTTCCCTCTGATTATTCAAAGCCCTCCTTTTTCAGCTTATCAGAGGAATCTGAAACCCCACTTTTGAGAGGTTGCCATCTGTGCCTGCTCAGAATTAACCTTGTTGAGTGCATgtaggaaggagaggagaggagaaataaaaattacctCTCCCATGggatgagaaagaaggagagaatgcTGATTTAGCATTAAAATACCACCACATTTTCAGACAGCTTTTTAGTACACTCCATCAAGCTGTGTACTAACCTTTGTAACACGTTTTGCTTTATAAGCCCTCTTTAATTACCCATGAATAGCATGGTGTACCCAAAGAACCCTGATTTGAAAGCACAAAGTTTTAGTTGAAAATTGACTCCACCACTAACTCCATGTACAAGCTGAGCTCAATTACTGACTCTCTCTGGGTCTGGATTTCCCTGTCTACAGAATGAAGGAATCAGACTGGGCTATCTCCTAAGTGTGTTAGTTTGAACCCTTATTCATGACCTAGAATTACCTGCTTCTTCACTTTGTCATTCACGCATCAAACTGCACTATACTGTTCTGCAATCTTGGCACTGAGTATTTTATTTGTGTCTCATTAGCTATACAGTGTAAAGTACCTTCCAGGCCAGAGAGAGGCTACATGGATTGCCTTCCTAGTCTTTCTGGAACTTTTCAAAGCGGCTCCAGTTGTGAGTTCTCTTGTGAAGAAGGATTTATGTTGAAAGGATCCAAGAGACTCCAGTGTGACTTAACAGGACAATGGGACAAGGAGGAGCCCACGTGTGAaggtagttttgtttttaaatccaagctattttttttttacatatgactTTATTTCTTAAGCAGTGAATCACTGCATTAATCAAGCAAACTGCTAATAATAATGGTGTTTTTGTGCACTTGTTTGTATCATAGTTATGAAATGTGATGCTGTGAGACAGCCCCAGAATGGCTTTATGAAATGTGCGCATTCCCTACTGGAGACTTCACTTACCAGTCAGTCTGTAGCTTCAGCTGTGAGAAAGG includes:
- the SELE gene encoding LOW QUALITY PROTEIN: E-selectin (The sequence of the model RefSeq protein was modified relative to this genomic sequence to represent the inferred CDS: inserted 1 base in 1 codon), producing MPYDRDPGESTGNSPKIGGNRTKHPGSTIEKVKKTPREELLSIPYSPCYPMVPSVVIKWLMQLIPYILLFYFFFNMFKHEQTLSIQKTFLLFERSDAWLYASSEVNMTYEQARKYCQERYTDLVAIQNKNEIEYLNRTLRFSPSYYWIGIRKINGVWTWVGTQKPLTKEAMNWAPNEPNNKQNNEDCVEIYIKRKKDSGMWNDERCTKEKLALCYTASCTSNSCNGHGECVETINNFTCQCYPGFTGSQCEHVVTCESQANPEHGVLMCSHPVGYFNSSCSVSCEEGYIPTSANSVQCTSSGKWSGPSPTCKVVECDALTSPAHGSMNCSQSPGIFPWNTTCVFDCDSGFELTGSKRLLCNSSGKWDMEKPMCKAMKCNAPSQLPNGSVKCVHSPIGDFTYQSICSFSCEEGFKLQGSPQLECTAQGQWTQQFPTCEAIQCKVPSRPERGYMDCLPSLSGTFQSGSSCEFSCEEGFMLKGSKRLQCDLTGQWDKEEPTCEVMKCDAVRQPQNGFMKCAHXPTGDFTYQSVCSFSCEKGFELQGSSQLECSAHGQWTQQMPTCEAMKCDAVSQPQNGFMKCAHSSTGDFTYQSTCSFSCEEGFALQGSPQLECTAQGQWMQQMPTCEVVQCPILKVPKEINMTCHGDGNFLYGTRCAFECPEGWKLNGSHSLACKATGSWSGMLPSCEAPEKSNTSMVVGLATSGTFLLSTASFLLWLIKRLRNKAKKFNPASSCQTLDLDGVYQASSELV